The region TATGCTCTCTTGGGACTCTGTTACAAAATATCTTATTTGTTACAGAGGGTTGAATACACCATCATCAGTTGTTATCTAAGTGTTGAAGCTACGTTTGAATTCAAATGAGTTCCGAGATTCTTGGTAGGATTTGAATTTGAATCAGAATAAGCTGTAGCGTCAACAATCATTTACATATCATTTGTGAGGTGGACAAGTATTTGTTGAATGCTCTTGTTTTTTGAGGAAGGAATTAAAAATAGGATCAAAGtagtattcttttttctttcctcttttctttggAGGAGAGAATTGGGATTGGTGAGGTCACTTCCTTTCGGTATAATAAATAGCGATGTTATGGAGCAATTATGTCTGCACTTTAGAGGAAGGCTTTCACATGATGCTAGGTTTACTGCAATGGCAAAGTAAGGGCCATAATTGGTGATGATGGGTGGAATTGATCTCTGGTGACTTCAGAGGGTTCATTACTGTTATCAAGTAGTGTCAACTCCAACTTTCACCGCTAATGTAAGTTTGCAGGAGAGAGAATTTAACTCTAGACATGGGTTAATTGTTAAATCTGCATGGCAAGCTTTGAAAGAGCTTCTTCCCCAAGTTCCCTGGTTCAGATTGGTTTTGTGTTCTATGGATATTTTACAGCACTCACTTATTTGCTGGTTGGCAGTGAAAAGTAAAATTTGCTGCAGAAGATAAATTAGTCAGGAAAGGCATCTGTTACCAAGAggcattttgtttttcttgctGAATATCAGATGATAATCTTAGTCGCTTggttttttcttgttatttcaGTAAATGGATTCAGAATTGGGCTATGAGGAGCTGTGCCATTAGTGTATAGGTAGGTGAGTGGCAAGTTAATCTTTCTATTCGTAGTATTTTCCACTTTGCACCTGGAGGGAGCACAGTAGCATTGTATTTGAAATGGGTAACCGGACAAAGCATCTATTCAAAGTGCTAACAAAAGAACCATTAGATTGAGTTAAGCTGTCGTATTAACCTCTGCTGATTCTGCCATAGACATGTACTCCACAACGGGGTTTTTGCTCCGCAGTGGGTCATGTACTTTTTGCAGGTTTTGtcagtataatatatatttctgTTGAGGTGGAATCTTGTGGATCATAGGGTCACACACTTCACTATTTTCTTGGGCAGTTCTGTGCCTTGAAGGATTGGTTTGTACCTTTGTTCTCATGTTGGTTGCTGAAAAGTCTGTCATTTACAACGAGGCCTTTGAAGAAAATAAGTATAATGAGGGAGGGATGTGTATCAgatcttgaaatgaaaacatgcTGTGTATCTATTTTCAAAATCTGTGTACAACTTCTAATGCGTTTATCAAATTTTGGTTCTTAATTTATGTTCTTGATGATATTCTAGAGTTGGGTTACTTGGTTATTCTGTTAGATGTCATGAATGACCTCTCATTTTCTGTGatgtttgattaaaaaaaaaaatgtgaagttGCAAAATGAaaattctattgattttttcAGGTAGTCAGTGCTGTGAATTGTGCTAGGAGAGGCTGGGTCAACGTAGACATAGATATCATAGCCTGTGAAGCATGTGGGGCACGCCTCCTCTTTTCTACTCCATCATCTTGGACTCAGCAGCAAGGCATGTTACTATTTTATCCTACAATATCATGATTTATCAAACCAAGCTCTAAATGGTGCAGGAACTTTTTGTTATTCTATCACTGAAATGGAACTATTTTCTCTGTAATTTCAGTTGAGAAGGCAGCCTTGGTATTTAGCTTAAAGCTAGATAACGGACACAAATTACTCTGCCCATGGATTGACAATGCCTGTGATGAAGCACTCACACGGTTTCAACCTACAACACCTCCagttttagttgataaattTAGAGAACGTTGCTCTGCACTCTCACAACTTGTAGCTCTTCCTGTAATATCATCTTCAGCCATTGAATGCATGAGAAGCTCTCAGCTGGAGCAATTCCTTGAACAGTTTTCAATGCTGGAATATGGCGATGGATCTGCCAACAATTCTCAATCAGAATATCTTGGCAATGAAAGTGAAGCAGATTCTGCTAATTTGTATTTTCAGGTATTAACTTTGTTTGCTAGCAAGGTTTATAAATTCTAAATTATTTTGTAGTTATATATGTTTACAATTTGCATATCATCATGAACCCACATGATGATTATGCTGTTTTCTCATGGATTATAATGGTGATGGGCATAACGTTTCTATAACCCTGATAAACTTGTCTACTTGGTTGTTTGCATTTTAGTGATCCACTAGAGGGTGGTTCAAGATTTTCCTTTATCCATTGCCAACTTCATTCCTTGCCTCCTATGATAAAATTAGGCTTGTATATGTTCTATTTAGATTCTTGCAATTTACATTAATCATAAAAGCTTGAATTTATTATGGAGTGTGTTTGATATTGCTTCcatgtgttttttgttttttcttttttgcatcaGTGATTTCATCTTCAAATTTTCAGCATGCAAACAATCGTCAGAAATGCTATTTTCTCTATGCCAAACAATGTGACCTTTTCATTGGCATTCTCATGTAATAATTGCTATTGCATTTTAGTTTCTCTGTTATTGGTGAAGTAATGTCGTTTTAAAGCATTTTGCAGGCAAAAAAGCTCATAAGTTTATGTGGCTGGGAACCTCGTTCACTACCTTATTCGGTCAACTCCAAGGATGGACCTGATCAGTCTGCTAAAAATGCCAATGCATCAACTTCATCTTATCTAATTGCTAGTAGACAGATCCCCAGCATCAATCTCGAGCCTGCTAGTATGAAGGAAATTATGGAGGCAGATGAAAATTCCAATATTTCTACTGGAATACAATCTGATCCAACTTCTGTTGTTTTAGATTGCAAGCTTTGTGGAGCCAGTGTTGGATTATGGGCTTTCTCTACCATTCCACAGCCTATGGAATTATTCAGATTAGTTGGTTATGCAGAAGTCAATAACGAAAATGATTCTGGAACCCATGATTTAGGGAACGTGAATCATCTTGATGATAGAGTGGGTGTCATGAGTACTTCATTAAATGGTGCAACATCATCAAAGGACAGACCAACAAATTTCAATTTGACCATTGCCGGGGGTCCTCCACCAACAAGACAGAATTTTAAAGCAACAATTTCTTTGCCTGTTATTGGCCAGAATTTAAGGGCTCAGTTTTCTTATGATTCTGAATATAGAGATCGTAGATATGTTAACCAAGAAGATGGTCAAACTGATTTTCAGAATAATAGTTTATTTCTGGAGAAAAATGACCATGCCGAGAACACCCAAGGAACTTCTCCTGAAGTTGGTGTGCACAATTCTATTGAGGAAAGTCCGATTGAGAGCGCACAGAATGTAGTACAGAGTTCCTGTCAGAATGGTAAAATGCCTGGAAATGTAGAAAACGTTATACCGGATGCTTCAGCAGTAAAGGATCCTGGTAGTTCTCGGGTTAGAGACCCTACTACTGTAGTACCAGATGGCAATACGACAATTAGAAACCGTGGAAGTAGCAAAGATGACTTGTCAGTGATGGTTGCATCTGGCAATTGCAGTTTCCAACAGATTTCAGGAATAGATAGAGTACAAAACAACGAAATTTCTTTAGCCACTAATAGCATGCCGATTCCTGGAAACAATGAATTAGTGACCTGTCGTACAGGTAAGCCATATTTgcctatttttctttctttttgaccATGATTGTTAAATCAACTTTGAGAGTTATTTGGTATTTTTGCTTGTTTACTAGTTGACTGACATGAATATCATATGCAACAAGTAGAGAAATCTTTTTGATAAACTAATCTCACACCTATCCTAGGGAGTCTTTAATGCAACTTCATGTCATATTGGGCCAATCCTAGATATACTTATCTGATAGCACCCCTGGTAGAATCCATCTCTTGATTCTTTGATCCATCTAGTCATAAACTCCACATGAAGTTTTGTGATTATAAGCCTCAATAACTGGTCTGTAATTTGTCTCAAGTTCTTGTTTCCATGTCTAGGAATAGTTTACTTGACAACAATATAAACCTAGGAAATTAGTTTATTCAGTAATTAATGATAGGGCTAGATATGGTTGAACAGGGCACTGTACAGGGATATCTCAAGTGAAGGTTGTAACTTCTAGTTTGCTTATGATACATATGAGAAGATGGAAAGCAATGTGAATTTGGAGATTTTGTGGCAGTTCCTAGAGGCTCGTGGCTGAAGTTGACTCTCCAACTGGACTTGAATATTGTTAGTGAAATTTCTAGGAGGCTGGCTAATGAAACCATTTAAATCGGAGGACATAATTTCTAGGAGCATATCAAGTTGTGTGGACAGAGCATGGAGGAGTAAAAATCTGTGTTAGGGACTACAAAAATACTGCTCCTGGGATTAAATGTTGATAGTGGCTTTTCATGGGATTGTGTGTTGATAGTACTTATCCCTCTTTAGAAACAACCAACTAATTGTGTCTGGAACCAATGTGTGATTGGAGTAAGAAaaccaattttaaaatattccaTTTGTTGCTTTTAGTGCCAAACCTGTTGTTAAAAATACAATGTTAAGGCAGCTATGGTCATCAAGATTTTTTTGCAAGTTAAATCCCTGCATAATGATCATATGATAGTGCATCAAATCGTCCTTTGTGACAAACCATCCTTTTTTTCAAATCTCTGTTTTTATAGCTGGTGAAGTTTGAGAGTATTGCCTTCTTTGATAAATGCaaatatgatttatgcattTGTCACATTTGCAGTTAATTTGACATGCTCTCTCTTTTGATTCTCATGTCGATGTTCATGGTGTCATTTGATTATTAGGAGGTTTAACAACTTTGCACCCACTTTCCTTTCAGGAAAGGATCAGAAGAAGAAAGTTGCATCAGACAAAGCAATGGAGTTTGACCCAATCAGGCAACACAGATATTTTTGCCCATGGATTACATCAACAGGCAATGGGGCAACTGGTTGGCAACAAACACTGTCTGCTTTACTACGTCAGAAAGGGTTTTCTCCTTCACCTTGGAACTCTCCATCTGCATCCATAATTAAGGTAATTCTGAACCTCACATGCGCCCTATGATAACTGATGGGGTTCTCACCGTATCTATTTTCCTACCAAGTAAAGCTATCGAGGCCACATGGTGGACTAGGATGGCTGGTGCCACTGTAGTATAATCAATCTTGCACCgagtttattatttataatgaaAGCCATCTTTCTATTTAACATTTGTACAGGTGGATGATCCCATTACTTCAGTTAGGAGGCTTTTCATGTCTCCATCTGCAAAAAGAATGAAGTCAACTCCTCTATCAAACCCGAGCATCAACCCTTAGCCAGCTGATTTTGCTGTGCATCTAACTATCAAAAACGTCTGATATTTGATTTCCTACCATTTTTATTTGGTAGATTTCTTACGAGATTCCGATGATGCACTGCTCTTGGCATGCGATCCATTTGAAAACTCcaaaaaatgttgtatttgttaaTTAGATCTGGCACAAATGTAGTTTATGGCCAAAGTACTGCTTGAGAATCTATTAGATGTAGCTTGTACCTTTTTGAGGCAACTTACAATAATAAGAAAGAGTGTATtaaaggggttttttttttttcttcttcttcctccctctctctctttctctctctctctctctcgataaCAGCGGATTATACTGTTTTACTACATGGAAATATTCCTTctacaaaaatgagaaaacaGAAATGGGTTACTGGGAACAGCAATCAATGCTACTCTATTAAGCCGCAATTTGTGACAACAACCTTTGAGTAAGGACGGTTGAAACCTCTTTCTGCCACGACAGCCCTCTTATCTCCTATCAGCTTGGCCACCCTGTTCACCAGACACAAGTTGATAGTTAATATATATCTTAGATTATGAATTGTTAACAGGAAGAGCCGTGACCTCCGATGAGTACCTGTAGGAAAAAGTAGCCATGATCTCCAAAATTCAGTAATCTTCTATTTCATTAGTAAccatcatttaaataatatagatGACCATACTGACGTAGATAACTGTCGTAAATAGATAACTGCTACTAGCTCTCAACATGAgagtagtttattttaattaaaactgctACTTGTCCTCTCAAATTGAGATCGAGGTCTTTTATCCTGCTACTATTACGAATATCTTGATAAGTTTAAATAACTCCAGATTTTCGAGAAACCGTTCTAACTTTCCAAGATCCCACTAATAAGCTCTCACCAAAATTGCAGTTTGCAGAGTGAGTTTGAGCCAGTCACTAAAATTGCCGTGTAAAGAGTAAACATGATCAAGCAGATTGTAAATTCACCTGAAATACGGAGAAGCAGTATTCTCATTCACAGTCTTCACCTGTCCAATCCTCTCCACAACCTCCATTCCTCCCAAGACTCTCCCAACAACTAAAGCCGATGCGTCCAGCTCCGGGGTATCCTTGGTGGCAATCACAAACTCAGTTCCGTTCGGGTCAGTTCCGACCTCCTCTTCATCAATCTCAAGCTTCCCCTTCCGTGCTACCAACTTTAATTTTGGAGGCGGTTTTGAAGGATCTCTCACAATGATGCTCACACTTCCTGCCAAGTTTTTAGTCCCCGAACACTTGTCATACAGTCCCTGCCATTCATCAGTGAGATTTTGAGCTGCCAATCCGCTTCTCGTGCTCTTCGCAAGCTCAGCAT is a window of Alnus glutinosa chromosome 4, dhAlnGlut1.1, whole genome shotgun sequence DNA encoding:
- the LOC133865871 gene encoding uncharacterized protein LOC133865871 produces the protein MAQDSEKRFHSIMDKLFHAPKSLPNSSSSSGAQLSRGRKRPNTSSALALMEPKRKQHSSASAGTSQAPLCRPWDRGDLMRRLATFKSMRWFAKPKVVSAVNCARRGWVNVDIDIIACEACGARLLFSTPSSWTQQQVEKAALVFSLKLDNGHKLLCPWIDNACDEALTRFQPTTPPVLVDKFRERCSALSQLVALPVISSSAIECMRSSQLEQFLEQFSMLEYGDGSANNSQSEYLGNESEADSANLYFQAKKLISLCGWEPRSLPYSVNSKDGPDQSAKNANASTSSYLIASRQIPSINLEPASMKEIMEADENSNISTGIQSDPTSVVLDCKLCGASVGLWAFSTIPQPMELFRLVGYAEVNNENDSGTHDLGNVNHLDDRVGVMSTSLNGATSSKDRPTNFNLTIAGGPPPTRQNFKATISLPVIGQNLRAQFSYDSEYRDRRYVNQEDGQTDFQNNSLFLEKNDHAENTQGTSPEVGVHNSIEESPIESAQNVVQSSCQNGKMPGNVENVIPDASAVKDPGSSRVRDPTTVVPDGNTTIRNRGSSKDDLSVMVASGNCSFQQISGIDRVQNNEISLATNSMPIPGNNELVTCRTGKDQKKKVASDKAMEFDPIRQHRYFCPWITSTGNGATGWQQTLSALLRQKGFSPSPWNSPSASIIKVDDPITSVRRLFMSPSAKRMKSTPLSNPSINP